The Jeotgalibacillus aurantiacus genome segment TGTTTCCCTAGGGAAAACAGTGACTTTTATTGAACTTCCGGATGGTGACGAAGAGTCGTACACAATCGTCGGAAGTGCGGAAGCAGATCCGTTTGAGGGACGCATTTCAAATGACTCACCGATTGCTAAAAGCCTGATTGGTAAAGTGGTCGGCGATGAAGTGAAAGTGCAGACACCAGGCGGAGACATGGATGTCCGTATTACATCAATCAGCTAAAATGGTAATGAAAGCACCGGGACCAACAGTTCTGGTGCTTTTTTCTTACCGGTCATTCATATAAAAACCTGCTTATGCTGTAACCAAATTTATGATCAAACGTCTTATCTGTGTAGGTATTGAATCACTGACGCTAAAAACGGTCTTCTTGTCACTTGCCGGAATGATAAGAATCCGTGTTATAGTAGTTTAGATTCTTTTAAGCAGGGAAAAAAGTGTGAGTGAGGAGTGAAGAAATCATGAACAAAAATTCCAGATCAACGATTCAAAGTAAAAAGAGGAAAACAAATATCATATATAATACCTCGATTGCGATTGTATTCGGACTTATTCTGATTGTAGGTTCCATTATATTCTTTGGGGGCAACGAGAATCAGGCTGCATCTGAAGACGAGGAAAAAACCATCGCTGAACAGGTTCAGGAAAACAACGGAGTAGCTGATGAACAGGATTCAAATGACAATGAAGAGCAGCAGGAAGAATCAGAATCAGCATCATTAACCGCTGCTGAATCACAGGAGCAGGAGGACAACGCTTCTGAAGATGAGCAGACTGAAGAGCAGGCTGCAGCGGTTGAAGAAAAGGAAAAGAAAGAAAAAGAAGAAAAGAAAAAGAAAAAAGATGAAAAGCCTGAAGAAGGTGAATTTAAGCCAATCGGTACTGAGCAGACAGGCGAACATGTATCTTCCTATGAAGAAGGCACTGTAGACTGGAATGAGAAGGTAAAAGCAGCTGCTTATGCAACCGGTCTAGACGCTTCTACCATGACAGTATGGTGGATGGGTAACAATGGAGGACCAAACCTTTCATATGCTGACGTATCAGGTCCTGATGCCTCTTCAGAAGAATACCGCGTCCACCTTGAGTGGATTGATGGTGAAGGTTGGAAGCCGGTTAAAGTTGACGAACTATAAAACAAATCCCCGTTCATTAGTGAACGGGGATTTGTTTTATGGACATATAATAACCGTGCCGGGCATTTCTTCGCTTTCCTTTGTCTAGCTGCGGCGACTAGCCCCTCGAGGTCATAAGTCAAAGCTGAACGAGGGCAAAAGACAGCCCTCTTTTCATCTTCGCCTTATGTTTGTCGGGGCTGGACGAGTCACCTCCGCTTTTCTAAGGCCGCGCGATGAGCCAGCTAGTGCTCCGCACTACGCTGTCTCACCTGTCGCTTCTATGCCGCAGGAGTCTACGGAATGGCCCGGCACTTTTTGAAAAGTATGCTGCCAATTGAATGAATAATCCGTCCATCTAAAACCAAAAAAAGCAATTCATACAACTGAATATTGAAATTGTTTAGTGTTATTCGGCCTTGAAATGAACGCAGGCTGTATAGAGTAATCGTCCATCACCCATTTTGGTTACTTCATGTTCAACGGAATGAACCCGGAGCAGAATCGCCTGGTTGTTTTCAACCTGCTGCTGAATGGCGCGTTCCAGCTCCTTAAGACTCGAAGCCTCAAAAAACTCTATTTTATCTTTAATCATGTCCAGTTGAAAACTCATGATAATCTCCCCTGACAACGTATAGTGCTTGAGAAAAAGCATGGAATTAGTATAACATGAGGTGATTGAACTTTACGACTGGCTATGGTAAGTTCAAAGAAGTTTTGAATCATTTGCTCAGAAAGCAGGGATAGTATGAAAATCGGAATTATTGGTGCGATGGAAGAGGAAGTTGAACTTCTGAGATCAAATATTGAACAGGCAAAAACCGAAACCATTGCGAACAGTGAATTTACATCCGGATGGATCGATGGTAAAGAAGTTGTACTTGTAAAAAGCGGGATTGGAAAAGTTAATGCGGCAATGACAACCACGATTCTGCAGGAACGATATCAGCCTGACTACATATTAAATACAGGGTCTGCCGGCGGTTTTGATCCAACTCTTGAGGTTGGTGATGTTGTGATTTCCACCGAAGTGAGACACCATGATGTTGATGTAACCGCCTTTAATTATGAGTACGGACAGGTTCCGGGTATGCCTGTTGCTTTTAAGGCTGAAGATCAACTCAGACAGGCTGCACGTGAGAGCGCTGAAGAAATCGGGACTGTTAATACGGTTGACGGGCTTATCGCGACAGGAGATTCATTTATGAATGACCCTGCAAGAGTAAAAGCACTTGAAGATAAATTTGAAGGTCTCCAGGCACTTGAAATGGAGGCAGCGGCGATTGCCCAGGTCGCACATCAGTACGGAACACCTTTTGTCATTATCCGTTCCCTGTCTGATATTGCTGGGAAAGAGTCAGATCTGTCTTTTGAACAGTATTTGAAAAAAGCAGCTGTCAATTCAGCCAATCTGATTCTAGGAATCGTTAAAAGAATAAAGTGATCTTAATGAAGCTCTTCCTGTGAGAATGCATGGAAGAGCTTCATTAATGCTCTTTTTTCGATCCGGGAAACATAGCTTCTGGAGATCCCGAGCTCTTTGGCGATTTCGCGCTGGGTCTTTTCATCCTGTCCACTGAGCCCGAAGCGTGCACTGATCACTTCAATTTCCCTGTCTTCAAGTGTTTGTAATAGTCCGCGGACCTTCTCTTCATTCATTTTCTGTTCGAGCTGATCATCAAGTGCCTCATCTTCACCCCGCAAAATGTCTATCAGACTGATCGCATTACCATCTTTATCTTCTCCGATCGGGTCATTTAATGAAACATCCTTTTTCGTCTTTTTCAATGAGCGCAAAAACATAAGAAGTTCATTTTCAATACATCTTGCAGCATAGGTGGCCAGTTTGGTTCCTTTTTCGAAAGAGTAACTTTCAATTGCTTTAATGAGTCCGATTGTACCGATCGAGATCAGATCTTCAGGAGACTCCCCTGTATTTTCAAACTTTTTCACAATATGTGCCACAAGTCTTAGGTTGTGTTCAATCAAAAGCTTTCGTGCCTCCTGATCACCTTCTAACACTTTTTCAATGGCCTCTTTTTCTTCCTCTTTACCAAGCGGCTTGGGGAAAGCATTCTGTTTGAAGTATCCGGTCAGTGCAGGCAAATCGCATACAGTAGCAAGCATCATCAAAAAAATAGACAAGCTATCCCTCCTTTTTCCATTCGCCCTACTGCTACGATATGAAAAAAAGCTGGAAACTTGCCCGTCCTACTCATTCAATTTATATTCTCTCAGTGACCTGGTCATTTTGCCGGTACCCTTACACGTCTGACATTTTCTGCTGAGAAATCCAGCTCTTCTGATTAAACCCTTACCCCGACATTCAGAACAAATGTTAACAACCTTCATAAGGATCCTCCTGTCCGAATATTCAGAATTCTTTATTCTATCGTATAGGATCCCGTGAAAAATTGCCACTACTTCATTCTGAAAGTGCAGGTATGGATAAAGTAAGGTAGTATAATAATGATAGTTTTTTAGATTCAGCTTGCCTGTCGCTTACTGATTTCACGCTCAATCATCTGGATGAAGTCAGAAGCGAGGTTCAGTCGAATTGCTTCTTCAAGTGCTTTGATCAGAAGGGGAAGTGGAAGGTTGTTCATAAAAATATCTCCTCTCAGTTTTTTCGCTAAAATGATAGTAGCAAAATTTTTTTGAAAGAACAAGCGTTCTGTTATCCACAACTCCAAGTGGATAACCTGTGTAAAACGTGTAGATAACTATCCTGATATAAAGAGTTTATCAGTAAATGACCGTTGATAAAGTTATCCACAAAACAAAGATGTGCATTATTTGTCGAACGAATTTTGAGATAATTTTCAAATTGAAGAATGCTTTTGAACTTACGCATGAGATCATGTATGATAAAGACTTGAAGTGAAGAGGTGAACGATGATGATAAAACTATTTTTACCGAATGAATACGTAGACAGCGTATTTGAAATAACACCGGAAAAACTGAAAAAACAGGGAATTAAAGCAATTATTACTGATCTTGATAATACGCTTGTTGAATGGGATCGTAAGAACGCTACTCCAAAACTGATTGAGTGGCTTGAAAATATGCAAAAGCATGATATTCTCGTGACCATTGTGTCTAATAATAATCAATTGAGAGTGGCAGCGTTCTCAGATCCGATTGGTGTACCGTTTATTTATCATGCCAGAAAACCGATGGGACGCGCCTTCAGACGTGCGCTGCGTGATATGAATGTAAAGAAATCAGAAACGGTTGTCATTGGTGATCAGCTTCTGACAGATGTTCTCGGCGGGAATCTGAATAAGCTGTATACGATTCTTGTTGTACCGGTTGCCAAAACAGACGGATTCTTTACAAGAATTAACCGTCTGATTGAAAGACGCCTTTTGAACTTTTTTAAGCGTAAAAAAATGATACAGTGGGAGGATAAAAAGTGAGCGATTTACACGTGACGTGTATTGGGTGTGGTGTTGAGATCCAGACAGAGGATAAAGAGGCGATTGGCTATGCACCACCATCCAGTTTGAAAAGGGAGCAGATCATCTGTCAGCGCTGCTTCAAATTAAAGCACTATAATGAAGTGCAGGATGTTTCATTAACAGATGATGATTTCCTTAAGATTCTGAATGGACTCGGTGAAGTGGACGCGCTGATTGTTAAAGTTGTAGATATTGTAGACTTTAACGGCAGTTTCCTGAAAGGCCTGCACCGTTTTGTTGGAAAGAACCCTGTATTATTAATTGGAAACAAATCCGATATTCTTCCTAAGTCACTAAAGCCGAATAAGCTGATTAACTGGATGAAGTACGAAGCGAAGCAGCTCGGGCTGAAGCCGGTGGACGTGCTCTTATGCAGTGCCGATAAGGGACACCGTATTCAGGAAGTGTTGGAAGCGATTGATCGCGAGCGGAAAGGCCGTGACGTATATATTGTCGGCTGTACCAATGTAGGGAAATCCACGCTGATTAACCGGATCATCAAAGAGGTGACGGGGGAAAATGATGTGATTACGACCTCTCAATTCCCTGGAACGACACTTGATATGATTGAAATTCCTCTTGACGATGGTCAGGCAATTATTGATACACCGGGAATTATCAACCGCGACCAGATGGCGCATGTAATTAACAAGCAGGACTTGAAAATTGTCATGCCAAGAAAAGAATTAAAACCTAAAGTGTTTCAGTTAAAAGAAGAGCAGACACTTTTTGTTGCAGGTCTGGCAAGATTTGATTTTATCAGTGGAGAGAAAAATTCATTTACATGCTATTTTTCAAATGAACTGGATATCCACCGCACGAAGCTTGAAAATGCGGACAATCTTTACGAAAAGCATGTGGGAGACATGTTATCCCCTCCGCGCAGTGAGGATCTTGCAGCATTTCCGAAGCTGAAAAGACACGAGTTTATGATTAAGGAAGCGAAAACAGATATCGTGTTCTCAGGTCTTGGCTGGATAACAGTTAATGAAGCAGGAGCAAAGGTAGCTGCTTATGTCCCGGAAGGTGTAAGTGCGATCGTGCGTAAGTCATTAATCTGACAGGAGTTGAATGATCATGAAGCTGGCCGTTATCGGACATCCTATTAAACAGTCAAAATCACCCTTTATGCATAAGATCTGGCTTGAAGAGCTCGGCATTTCCGGGAGCTATGAAGCGAAGGACATTCTGCCGGAATCACTTGCCGGGGAGGTTGAAGCGCTTTTGAAGGGTGGATATGACGGCTGGAACGTGACCATTCCGCATAAAGAAGCCATCATACCGTTACTGGATGAGGTTGATGAACAAGCATCTGCGCTTGGTGCCGTTAACACTGTTATTGTAAAGGATGGCAGACTGATTGGTAAAAACACTGATGGGACAGGCTTCATGAAATCTCTTTTATTAAAGAGAACTGCTGAAGACATTGCCCGTTCCAGGGTGTTAATGATCGGCGCAGGCGGTGCTGCCAAAGGGATTGCAGGAGCGCTTGTCCCTTATCAGCCCAAATCTTTCTCAATTGCAAACAGAACACCCTCAAAAGGTGAACGGCTTCTAAACAGTCTGGTCATCAATGGTGAAAAGTACGCTTTAACAATAGATGAAGCGGAAGTGCAATTAGATAAATTTGATATTGTAATCAATACAACGTCGGTCGGTATGGTCCCGGATACAGATCAAACCCCGATCGATATGACAAGAGTCAGAAGAAAAAGTCTGGCGGCAGATATTATTTATAACCCACTTCAAACAGCGTTTTTAAAACAGGCATCAGAAGCTGGTGCTGATACGCTGAACGGAGTGGGAATGTTTGTGTATCAAGGCGCAACCGCTTTTGAAGAGTGGACGGGGAAAAAACCGGATGCTGAAAAAATGATAAAAAGGATTTCAGAAACAATAGGAGGATCATAATGCTTACAGGTAAACAAAAAAGATTTTTACGTGGTGAAGCACATCACCTATCACCTATTTTCCAAATTGGGAAAGGTGGCGTGAACGATAATATGGTAAAACAGATTGGTGAAGCATTAGAAGCAAGAGAACTTATTAAAATCAGTGTGCTCCAGAACTGTGAACAGGATAAGGATGAGGCTGCAGCTGTTATTGTGAAGGGAGCACGCGCCGAACTCGTTCAAATTATCGGAAATACGATTGTTGTGTATAAAGAGTCAAGAGAAAATAAGAAGATTGAGCTTCCGAAAAAAGGCTGATGCAAAAAAAGAGGATTGGCCTGCTAGGGGGCTCATTTGATCCTGTTCATATTGGCCATTTGATCATGGCGAATGAAGCTTATCAATCTCTTGGACTCGATGAAGTGAGATTTATGCCAAACGGTGCGCCACCACATAAGTCATTGTCCGGACAGGCAACAATTATGCAAAGGGTCGAAATGGTGGAACTCGCAATTGCGAATATCCCGTATTTTAAAATGGAATATGCAGAGGTCCATCGTAAGAATAAAGCGTACACGTATGATACAATAATGGAAATAAAAGAAAACGAACCTGGTCATGAATGGTTTTTTATCATTGGTGGAGATATGATGGATACATTAGCATCTTGGTACAGAATAAACGATTTAAAAAAACACGTTCAGTTTATCGGGTTTCATCGTCCGGGCATCACTCCTGCTGATGATACTGATGTCAGGGTCATAGAAGGACCCTCCATTCATTTATCATCAACCTTTATACGTGACCGGATTAAATCCGGTCAAAACTGCAAATTTCTTCTTCCGTCTTCTGTAGAGGCGTATATCAGTAAGGAGGGGTTGTATGAATCGTGAGGAAGCACTTTCTTATGTCCGTGAAATACTTCCTGCTAAGAGGTATATTCACACGCTGGGCGTAGTTGAAACGGCAAAAGCGCTGGCGGAATCAATCGGGGAGGATGCTGAAAAGGCAGAACTTGCTGCTGCGCTGCATGATATGGCGAAATATCAGAGCAGGGATGAATTGAAAAGGATCATTGTCGATCAGAAACTGGACATGCGCCTGCTTGATTTTCATCATGAGCTATGGCACGGTCCGGTAGCGGCACACCTGGCAAAAACGGAACTAGGCATTGAATCAGAAGAAGTGCTGCTTGCGATCCGTTACCATACGACCGGCAGAGCAAATATGACGAAGCTTGAACAAATCGTTTATTTGGCAGATTATATAGAACCCGGGAGAAAGTTTCCCGGCGTTGAAAAAGTAAGAGAGATAGCTTATACAGATTTTGATAAAGCGATGCGAAAAGCGGTAAAACAATCTATATTATTCCTGATTGAGAAAAAACAGCGTGTCTTTCCTGATTCGCTTGATTGTTATAACGACTTAATGCTGCAAAAGGAGAAGTTAAAATATGAAAGAAACTGAACTGTTAGCCCTTGCCTACAACGCGGTTGATGACAAGCGGGCAGAAGATATTATTACATTAAACATGCAGGGGATTTCCCTGATTGCAGATTACTTTATGATCTGTCACGGTAACTCAGACAAGCAGGTACAGGCGATTGCGCGTGAAGTAAAGGATCGTGCAGAAGAAGCCGGTTTTTCAGTGAAGCGCATGGAAGGCTATGACGAAGCGCGCTGGGTGCTTGTGGATCTTGGCTACGTTGTTGTACACGTGTTCCATCGTGATGAGCGCGATTACTACAAGCTCGAGAAACTTTGGGGAGATGCTCCGATTGAAGATATGACGAGCAGCCTGAACTGATGTCTTATGAATCATTTGCCCTTGTCTATGACCAGCTGATGGCGGATGTACCTTACGATTCCTGGATGGCTTTCTTAGTTGAAGCAACAGGGGATCAGGGCCATTCTGCGAAAAGACTTCTTGATGTTGGTTGTGGAACAGGTGAGTGGACGTTAAAGGCTTCAGAATATGGCTATGACGTAACCGGCATCGATCTATCTTCATCCATGCTCACCATTGCGCGTGAAAAAGCGGAAGAAGCAGGGCTGAAGGTTGATTTTTTCGAAATGAATATGACAGACGTGCAGGGTTTTGAACCTTTTGACCGCATTACGATCTTTTGCGATTCACTCAATTATCTTGAGACAGAAGAAGAGGTTCAAAAAACTTTTGCCAATATGGCTGTTCTGTTAAAGAGCGGAGGTTATTTACTGTTCGATGTCCATTCGATTTATAAAATGAACCACTTGTTCATCGGTCAGTCCTATCATGATGACACAGGTGAAGCAGCTTACATCTGGGATTCTTTTGAAGGGGAATATGAAAACAGCGTGGAGCATGAACTGAGCTTTTTCATTGAGGAAGAATCAGGTCTGTACAGACGATATGATGAGCTTCACAAACAGCGTACATTTACTGCTGAGCAGTATCAACAATGGCTTGAAGAAGCCGGTTTTCAGGTGAAATCCATTTCAGCCGACTTCACGATGGATGCACCGGAAGAAACAAGCGAACGCATCTTCTTTGTATGTACCAAACCATAACAACAATACGAACAGCGCCTTTTTGAGGAGCTGTTCTTTTTTATTGTAAGAATGTCAGGCGTGTATGAAATGGACTTTTTATCGATCAGAGGACCTGCCACACCCGGAGACTCCTGCGGCAGTGAAGCGACAGGTGAGGCAGGTCCGGTCTTACTATAATTAAAAATTCGTGTTTCCTTTTTAAAAATGGTATCATAAGGTAATCTTCTGAATCGGCCGCTGCTTCAGGAGGAATGGATCGTGAAAAATTGGATTTTAACTTACCGCAAACAGCTTCTTTATACTTCTCCTTTTATCCTCATCATCCTTTTTATTTTGTTTATCAATCCATCCGATCAGGAACCCGTTCCCTCACCACTTACTACACAAACAATGGAGCAAAAGCCTGACCCTGTAACTGAACAGGTTGAAACGGACACTGCCACTGAGAGCGTTACAAATGAAATTCATGTTGATGTTAAAGGCCAGATCAAACATCCCGGTGTTTATCGAATGAAAGAGGGGGACAGGGTCATTGATCTGATCGCTGCGGCAGGTGGTGAAACAGCTTCTGCAGATATGATAACAGTGAATCTTGCACAAAAACTTTCTGATGAAATGGTCATTTACATCCCGGTCCCGGGTGAGCAGGAGTTCAATATTCCGGATACTGTTGAAAAAGAACAGGGGAAAGTAAATCTGAATACAGCGGATCAGGCAGAGCTTGAGACCATTCCCGGAGTAGGACCAGCCAAAGCTTTAGCGATTATTGAGTTCAGGGAGTCGAATGGTGCATTTAAAGAAATCGAAGAAATTATGAACATTTCAGGCATTGGAGAGAAAACTTTTGATAAACTGAAAGAGTCAATTACCGTAAAATAATCATCAGCAGCGGCTGGTAACAGGAGGTACTCATAATGGAAAGAATTTCATGGGATCAGTATTTTATGGCTCAGAGTCATCTGCTTGCTTTAAGGAGTACTTGTACAAGACTGGCAGTTGGTGCAACCATCGTCAGGGAAAACCGGATTATTGCCGGAGGATATAACGGCTCGATAAAAGGCGGGACACATTGTATCGATGAGGGGTGTTATGTTATTGATAATCATTGTGTGCGCACGATTCACGCGGAAATCAATGCTTTGCTGCAATGTGCAAAGTTTGGTGCAGCGACTGAAGGAGCGCATTTGTACGTTACTCATTTCCCTTGTCTGCAGTGTTCAAAAGCGATTATTCAGGCGGGGATTCAGAAGATTTATTACGCAACGGATTATAAAAACCATCCTTACGCTGAAGAATTATTTGAGCAGGCGGGTGTACATATCGAACACGTTCCGTTCGACCCGAGCTCAATTGAAGCTTTAATCAGATCTTCAGATCAAAATGAGCATATAAAATGAAGCCGTTCCTACCGGCTGTCCCCGCCGCGCTGATCGGTGTTCTGGCGGGGCACTTTCATTTATGGCTGTATCTGGTCATTCCTCTGGTTATTCTTATGCTTATTAAAAAAATGAGATGGCTAACCTTCATACTCGTTGCAGTAGTAATGATCTCTTTTTATATAAGGTCGGATTTTTATTATTCCACATTATCCTCTACGCTTGATCCTTCAGAAACACCCGCTTTGCTTAAATTAACCTCTCCATTTAAAAACTCCGGTGATTATTTAACCGCAGAAGCTCAAACGTCTGAAAAAGAAAAAGTGATTATTCGTCTTTCAAAAAACTACACAGGAGCTGCTGATCTGTTCCCGGCAGAGTGTGTCTGGACAGGTGAATGGCATGAACCATCTGAAGCAGTCAACTTTAACGGCTTTGATTATCAGCAATACCTCTCTCTTCAGAATATCCATTGGATTTTTCATGCAGAAGATTTTTCAGAATGTGAGCAATTGCCTCCTTCGTTTATGGAGAAGCTCCTTTTAATAAGAGAGCGGGGCATCTCCCATATGAAAGCCCGTTTTCCGGAATCACTGCATGGTATCAGTTATGCTCTTTTGTTTGGAGACCGGTCTTTGATGAAGGAAGAGCATCTTATTGCTTACCAGAAGCTAGGGATCATTCATTTGCTGGCGATTTCCGGTATGCACGTCGGGCTGGTCTCTGTTCTGATCTGGAAAGTACTGCTCCGGCTGCAGTTGACGCGTGAATCGATTACGTTAATATTGTTTATCCTACTGCCGCTGTATGCTGTCATGACGGGTGCTTCTCCACCGGTTCTGCGTGCTTCAGGCATTGTGTTAACGATATTGGCTGTAAGGTTCATGAAGGGAAGGATGTCCCTGATAGAAGCGTTCTCTGTTGTAATCTGTTTTCATCTTTTCCTTATACCCGCGGCTGTGATGTCCCCAGGCTTTCAGTTGAGTTATGCAGTAAGTCTGTCCATCATTCTTTCTTCAAAACGCATCCTGCAACAATCATCCTCCATCATCGCCGTTTTAAAGGTAACGGGTGTTGCCCAGCTCGGTGCTCTTCCGTTTTTGCTTTGGCACTTTTACGAGGTCTCTATTGCTTCGTTTTTTGCTAATTTAATCTACATTCCTTTTTATACATTGTTTTTATTACCGGTTCTGCTACTGTTTTATGGGGCCAGCTTTGTTTTTCCTTCTGCTGTCTCAATTCTACTAGTGATTCCGGATCAGGCTGTCAGGTTATTTGATCATGCTGCTTTATTTTTTTCTGAATTTCCCTATGCCGTTCTGGTGACTGGAAAGCCTGCTGTATTCATGCTTTTTATGATTGTGATATCACAGATTGTCATTTTTTACTTTCTTGAGAAAAGAAAATACGGTGTCGTTTTTAGTTTGATCATGCTTTTTTGTATCTTCGGATTTTCTCGGGATCAGATTAACCCTAATGGTACAGTTACATTTATTGATGTAGGGCAGGGTGACAGCATATTGATTGATCTTCCTTATAATCAGGGGACGTATCTGATTGACGCAGGAGGAGCAATGGCTTTTTCAGATGAGGATGAGCCGTTTAGAGTTGGGAAGGAAATCATTGTACCCTTCCTTAAAAGCAGGGGAATCACATCGCTTGATCTTCTTATACTGACTCATCATGACTGGGATCACATTGGAGGTGCTGAAGATATCGCAGAGGAAATTCATATTAAAGAGGTTTGGACAAGTGAAGGATCACCTGATAAAAAGGAGATGAAGGAGCTTCTTGACTACTTTTACGAACAGAAGATACCGGTTTTTGAGCAGAATGAAACATTTACATGGGAGATTGGAGATGCGGAATTTAAGCTGATTCATCCGGATGATCATCTGGAAGGGAATAATAACTCTCTAGTTCTTCACGCACTCATCGGAGGAATGAGTTGGTTGTTTACCGGAGATATCGAAACAGAGGCTGAACGCAGTTTAAGTAAGCTGCCCATCCGTTCTAATGTTTTGAAAGTAGCCCATCATGGCAGCAACACATCCACGACAGACGAATTTCTAAATGCTGTTAATCCGGAGATTGCCGTCATCTCGGCAGGAAGAAACAATCGTTATGGTCACCCGCATCCTGATGTGCTGAAAAGGCTTGAGGATCAGGGTACAGCAGTGCTTGGCACTTATTCACACGGCGCGATTGAATTCCGCTATCGTAAAAACAATGGAACCTTTCACTGGATGCTTCCATACGCTATGGGAGTAAGTGAAATACAAAATAAAAAAGAGCCCGATCAGGCTCTTCATCAGGATCCTTAAGATCCAACTACCGATATAACGGTTCCTACAGTAAATAATAGTGCAAAAAATACGAATGAAACAACGAATGCTACACCGGAGTCAATTAAGTCGTTACGCTTCGACTGAACATTTTTTTCAAACTCGTTCATTTTTACCCCTCCTATATATACTTTTTCAGTATAGAGGATGCCAGAAAAAAAATCTATACTTACAAATTATTTTTCCTGCTATCCCATCGGTTATCACAAATATTTCACGATTTGTTGAAAATACTAACCGTGTAAACCACTGCTTAGAGAATATCCTAGGCTTCTCTTGGCAGAGTTTAAATACCCGCGCCGGTTATCCGGTGCGGCTTCCTGTGTTGTCATCAGCACGTGATTTCATTAGAATAAGAATATCTTCAGTTAAAGAATAGCTTTTTCCAGTGGCAGGTGCAAATCAGACCGCTGGTGAGAAGCAGCTTATATACATAAAACGAATCCTGAAAGCTTGGAAATACATTGAATTGAGGCGTTAACATTGATAGTGAAGGAATGGAATCAAATCAAAAACAAGCAGTTTGCCCCTGTTTATCTGCTTTACGGTGAAGAAGACTATCTCCTGCAGGAAACACGTCAGCTGCTTATTAAGCATGTGGTGAATGAAGATGAACTGGATTTCAATTTTTCCGTACACGATTTAAGCGATGGTGCGAGTCTGGAGGCGGCGGTAGAGGATGCGGAATCGTTTC includes the following:
- a CDS encoding YrrS family protein produces the protein MNKNSRSTIQSKKRKTNIIYNTSIAIVFGLILIVGSIIFFGGNENQAASEDEEKTIAEQVQENNGVADEQDSNDNEEQQEESESASLTAAESQEQEDNASEDEQTEEQAAAVEEKEKKEKEEKKKKKDEKPEEGEFKPIGTEQTGEHVSSYEEGTVDWNEKVKAAAYATGLDASTMTVWWMGNNGGPNLSYADVSGPDASSEEYRVHLEWIDGEGWKPVKVDEL
- a CDS encoding DUF2536 family protein; the protein is MSFQLDMIKDKIEFFEASSLKELERAIQQQVENNQAILLRVHSVEHEVTKMGDGRLLYTACVHFKAE
- the mtnN gene encoding 5'-methylthioadenosine/S-adenosylhomocysteine nucleosidase; translated protein: MKIGIIGAMEEEVELLRSNIEQAKTETIANSEFTSGWIDGKEVVLVKSGIGKVNAAMTTTILQERYQPDYILNTGSAGGFDPTLEVGDVVISTEVRHHDVDVTAFNYEYGQVPGMPVAFKAEDQLRQAARESAEEIGTVNTVDGLIATGDSFMNDPARVKALEDKFEGLQALEMEAAAIAQVAHQYGTPFVIIRSLSDIAGKESDLSFEQYLKKAAVNSANLILGIVKRIK
- the sigK gene encoding RNA polymerase sporulation sigma factor SigK, whose product is MMLATVCDLPALTGYFKQNAFPKPLGKEEEKEAIEKVLEGDQEARKLLIEHNLRLVAHIVKKFENTGESPEDLISIGTIGLIKAIESYSFEKGTKLATYAARCIENELLMFLRSLKKTKKDVSLNDPIGEDKDGNAISLIDILRGEDEALDDQLEQKMNEEKVRGLLQTLEDREIEVISARFGLSGQDEKTQREIAKELGISRSYVSRIEKRALMKLFHAFSQEELH
- the sda gene encoding sporulation histidine kinase inhibitor Sda, coding for MNNLPLPLLIKALEEAIRLNLASDFIQMIEREISKRQAS
- a CDS encoding YqeG family HAD IIIA-type phosphatase, which gives rise to MMIKLFLPNEYVDSVFEITPEKLKKQGIKAIITDLDNTLVEWDRKNATPKLIEWLENMQKHDILVTIVSNNNQLRVAAFSDPIGVPFIYHARKPMGRAFRRALRDMNVKKSETVVIGDQLLTDVLGGNLNKLYTILVVPVAKTDGFFTRINRLIERRLLNFFKRKKMIQWEDKK
- the yqeH gene encoding ribosome biogenesis GTPase YqeH — its product is MSDLHVTCIGCGVEIQTEDKEAIGYAPPSSLKREQIICQRCFKLKHYNEVQDVSLTDDDFLKILNGLGEVDALIVKVVDIVDFNGSFLKGLHRFVGKNPVLLIGNKSDILPKSLKPNKLINWMKYEAKQLGLKPVDVLLCSADKGHRIQEVLEAIDRERKGRDVYIVGCTNVGKSTLINRIIKEVTGENDVITTSQFPGTTLDMIEIPLDDGQAIIDTPGIINRDQMAHVINKQDLKIVMPRKELKPKVFQLKEEQTLFVAGLARFDFISGEKNSFTCYFSNELDIHRTKLENADNLYEKHVGDMLSPPRSEDLAAFPKLKRHEFMIKEAKTDIVFSGLGWITVNEAGAKVAAYVPEGVSAIVRKSLI
- the aroE gene encoding shikimate dehydrogenase codes for the protein MKLAVIGHPIKQSKSPFMHKIWLEELGISGSYEAKDILPESLAGEVEALLKGGYDGWNVTIPHKEAIIPLLDEVDEQASALGAVNTVIVKDGRLIGKNTDGTGFMKSLLLKRTAEDIARSRVLMIGAGGAAKGIAGALVPYQPKSFSIANRTPSKGERLLNSLVINGEKYALTIDEAEVQLDKFDIVINTTSVGMVPDTDQTPIDMTRVRRKSLAADIIYNPLQTAFLKQASEAGADTLNGVGMFVYQGATAFEEWTGKKPDAEKMIKRISETIGGS
- the yhbY gene encoding ribosome assembly RNA-binding protein YhbY — encoded protein: MLTGKQKRFLRGEAHHLSPIFQIGKGGVNDNMVKQIGEALEARELIKISVLQNCEQDKDEAAAVIVKGARAELVQIIGNTIVVYKESRENKKIELPKKG
- a CDS encoding nicotinate-nucleotide adenylyltransferase; its protein translation is MQKKRIGLLGGSFDPVHIGHLIMANEAYQSLGLDEVRFMPNGAPPHKSLSGQATIMQRVEMVELAIANIPYFKMEYAEVHRKNKAYTYDTIMEIKENEPGHEWFFIIGGDMMDTLASWYRINDLKKHVQFIGFHRPGITPADDTDVRVIEGPSIHLSSTFIRDRIKSGQNCKFLLPSSVEAYISKEGLYES